One region of Chlorobiota bacterium genomic DNA includes:
- a CDS encoding DUF3160 domain-containing protein, producing the protein MNKKQFLAVAAFAGILIAAATASTAIAQQPAIAETIAAPITTPFGIYSPYQPPTFRAELGRKEPAITGEFTNVQTPDQLQWDQDFTQAERALLRRTNVLVRPEAAGTFAQLYAQADGVPAFITTDAVLHGLRVAINEAELRIQRHYLLPSLRDLMSRFSAAMAGQLDRARNTPAYEATRRTLAWAQTASRLLDPNFSPDPRVASMVQEQAEQIEQGSGPAQSPIIPGVRVNPSNFLPAQQQLDAESARYFRAVAWLSTIGIEIGPEADLLQVRMVMIASRTLEVLQESGSAASFNDLSDLLAFFRGRADHDVTPQMVGGALRGFYGSYGFGSAGTGTDAEVRQFAEYFAEQAPTQLQGRAYQFHFLPGPQSVHGALVAQGKLGEFGTALVAGLAGEENSFAGMFLRRAPEHWTQDVSWVTLYTLQSYVDGGEFGEGFPRFMRTDAYRTRLRLSALGGWSDFQHTSTLLPASTAVAARQAITTAQKASTERGYVELQPRTWGRIASMARYLRSGLVEGRFGDLLGTQLANKLRDIENTSAAMMRIAALRLADQPLTAAQQELVATMPERIAAYETFTDASLQPQGMPIAAGISVGGKNLRVANGHPLAMYVIVPNDDDAEQPLVLARGAIYSYFETTASAEQWVDAITGHDDAAPQAPEWVGGLVAPGANFAQDAAAFRTVGGTLRSVAPSYEPTLAERRNTPATAQVELESNVVRRGDGELWFTVQAPRMNGATIAVAVVDANGRVIYRSSEIRIENGQRFDMVPLENITNGNYFLRVIDSDNRTIGSGRFMVVR; encoded by the coding sequence ATGAACAAGAAGCAGTTTCTTGCGGTTGCAGCCTTTGCCGGCATTCTTATCGCAGCCGCTACCGCATCCACCGCAATCGCCCAGCAACCAGCCATTGCCGAGACGATCGCCGCGCCGATTACCACGCCATTCGGTATCTACTCCCCGTATCAACCACCCACCTTCCGCGCCGAGCTTGGGCGGAAGGAACCGGCCATTACCGGAGAATTCACCAACGTTCAAACTCCCGATCAGCTTCAGTGGGACCAGGATTTCACCCAGGCCGAGCGCGCACTGCTGCGCCGTACCAACGTGCTGGTGCGCCCCGAGGCCGCGGGAACCTTTGCCCAACTCTACGCCCAGGCCGATGGGGTCCCCGCGTTTATCACCACCGATGCGGTGCTGCATGGGCTGCGCGTGGCAATCAACGAAGCTGAACTGCGCATCCAGCGCCACTACCTTCTGCCCTCACTGCGTGATCTGATGTCACGGTTTTCGGCAGCGATGGCCGGCCAACTGGACCGCGCCCGCAACACCCCGGCCTACGAAGCAACCCGCCGCACACTTGCATGGGCACAGACCGCAAGCCGCTTGCTGGACCCTAACTTCTCCCCCGACCCTCGCGTGGCAAGCATGGTCCAGGAGCAGGCCGAGCAGATTGAGCAAGGAAGCGGCCCGGCTCAGTCGCCGATTATTCCCGGCGTGCGGGTCAATCCTTCCAATTTCCTTCCCGCACAGCAGCAGCTTGATGCCGAATCGGCGCGGTACTTCCGTGCGGTTGCGTGGCTAAGCACTATCGGGATAGAGATCGGCCCCGAGGCGGACCTGCTGCAGGTTCGGATGGTGATGATTGCTTCCCGCACGTTGGAGGTGCTGCAAGAAAGTGGATCCGCCGCCAGCTTCAACGACCTTTCGGACCTGCTGGCGTTCTTCCGCGGGCGTGCCGACCATGATGTCACACCCCAGATGGTGGGTGGGGCCTTGCGCGGATTCTACGGCAGCTACGGCTTTGGGTCCGCCGGAACCGGCACCGATGCCGAAGTCCGCCAGTTTGCCGAATACTTTGCCGAGCAGGCACCAACCCAATTGCAGGGGCGGGCGTATCAGTTTCACTTCCTTCCCGGGCCGCAATCGGTCCATGGCGCGCTGGTTGCACAAGGGAAGCTGGGTGAGTTCGGAACCGCGCTGGTGGCGGGATTGGCCGGGGAGGAAAACAGTTTTGCGGGGATGTTCCTGCGCCGCGCTCCCGAGCATTGGACCCAAGATGTAAGCTGGGTCACGCTCTACACGCTGCAATCGTACGTGGATGGGGGTGAGTTCGGCGAAGGATTCCCCCGGTTCATGCGGACCGATGCCTACCGCACGCGGTTGCGCCTAAGTGCGTTGGGGGGATGGAGCGATTTCCAGCACACCTCCACACTGCTTCCGGCCAGCACCGCCGTTGCAGCGCGGCAAGCAATCACCACGGCGCAGAAGGCCAGCACGGAGCGGGGATACGTCGAGCTTCAGCCGCGGACCTGGGGGCGGATTGCATCCATGGCTCGCTACCTGCGGAGCGGCTTGGTGGAAGGGCGGTTCGGCGATTTGCTTGGCACGCAACTGGCCAACAAACTGCGCGACATCGAGAACACCTCGGCAGCGATGATGAGAATCGCCGCGCTTCGGCTGGCGGACCAACCACTGACCGCCGCGCAGCAGGAGCTGGTGGCCACAATGCCGGAACGGATTGCCGCCTACGAGACCTTCACCGACGCATCGCTGCAACCGCAGGGAATGCCGATTGCCGCAGGGATTAGCGTTGGTGGGAAGAATCTGCGCGTGGCGAACGGCCACCCGCTGGCCATGTACGTGATTGTTCCGAACGACGACGATGCCGAGCAACCGCTGGTGCTGGCACGCGGGGCAATCTACAGCTACTTCGAGACCACGGCATCTGCCGAGCAGTGGGTTGACGCGATCACCGGACACGATGATGCCGCGCCGCAGGCTCCTGAGTGGGTTGGTGGGTTGGTTGCGCCGGGTGCAAACTTCGCGCAGGATGCCGCAGCATTCCGCACGGTTGGCGGCACACTCCGCAGCGTTGCCCCTTCCTACGAGCCGACCCTTGCCGAGCGCCGCAACACGCCAGCAACGGCCCAGGTGGAGCTGGAGTCGAACGTGGTTCGGCGGGGCGATGGCGAGCTGTGGTTCACGGTCCAGGCACCACGGATGAACGGAGCCACGATTGCCGTTGCAGTGGTGGATGCCAACGGGCGGGTGATCTACCGCTCCTCGGAAATCCGCATCGAAAACGGCCAACGGTTCGACATGGTTCCGCTTGAGAATATCACCAACGGAAACTACTTCCTGCGGGTGATTGATAGCGACAACCGGACGATAGGATCGGGACGGTTCATGGTGGTGCGGTAA